The Lactobacillus sp. CBA3605 genome contains a region encoding:
- the mraY gene encoding phospho-N-acetylmuramoyl-pentapeptide-transferase, producing the protein MSLMEWIVTLVSSFVIVFALMPSLIRYFRARKEGQMIREEGPKWHEKKSGTPTMGGLLFIIAILVTTILVGWWQGQLRPTTWILMFILVLYGALGFWDDSIKLWRKQNEGLKAWQKLLGQIVGAVVFTLVYQHEHLPMGLRIPGLGDWSLGLWYIIFVIIWLVGFSNAVNLTDGLDGLVAGQATIAFGAYALIAIHQHQLDVALFCIAVVGALLGFFVYNHKPAKIFMGDMGSLALGGALAAVSILLHHELSLLFIGIIFVIETASVILQVASFKLTGKRIFLMSPIHHHFEMKGWSEWKIDWVFWTVGLVAAAISVATII; encoded by the coding sequence GTGAGTTTAATGGAATGGATAGTGACCTTAGTTAGTAGTTTTGTGATTGTATTTGCGTTAATGCCGTCTTTGATTCGATATTTTCGTGCACGCAAAGAAGGGCAAATGATTCGAGAAGAAGGCCCTAAATGGCATGAAAAAAAATCAGGGACACCAACGATGGGTGGCTTATTATTTATCATCGCCATTCTGGTGACCACCATTTTAGTGGGGTGGTGGCAAGGTCAATTACGGCCAACTACCTGGATCTTAATGTTTATTCTAGTGCTTTATGGGGCCTTAGGATTTTGGGACGATAGTATTAAGCTATGGCGAAAACAAAATGAAGGTCTGAAAGCTTGGCAGAAATTATTGGGTCAGATTGTTGGCGCGGTGGTTTTCACTTTAGTCTATCAACATGAACATTTGCCAATGGGCTTACGGATACCTGGTTTAGGTGATTGGTCCTTAGGGCTTTGGTATATTATTTTCGTCATTATCTGGCTCGTTGGTTTTTCTAACGCGGTTAATTTAACAGATGGTTTAGATGGCTTAGTGGCCGGCCAAGCGACGATTGCCTTTGGCGCCTATGCATTAATTGCCATTCATCAACATCAATTAGACGTGGCACTATTTTGCATCGCCGTAGTGGGGGCATTACTTGGCTTCTTTGTCTATAATCATAAGCCCGCTAAAATCTTTATGGGCGATATGGGTTCATTAGCATTAGGTGGTGCTTTAGCGGCAGTTTCGATCTTACTGCATCATGAGCTATCGCTACTATTTATTGGGATTATCTTTGTGATTGAAACGGCATCGGTTATTTTACAAGTCGCTTCATTTAAATTAACTGGCAAACGGATTTTCTTAATGAGCCCCATTCATCATCATTTTGAGATGAAAGGCTGGAGTGAATGGAAGATTGATTGGGTATTTTGGACAGTCGGGTTAGTGGCAGCGGCAATCAGTGTGGCA